The following proteins come from a genomic window of Liolophura sinensis isolate JHLJ2023 chromosome 13, CUHK_Ljap_v2, whole genome shotgun sequence:
- the LOC135480629 gene encoding calcium channel flower homolog, with protein sequence MGQQTSSISTVPTEHTQDDGVTWWCKFLARGIAVVAGLVAMCLGIFVCMTFHPECLIAGIWQILAGFFLVLFEAPCCCVFLDFIKQVEDFSKRRPYWQKGLAYLLMAVLPMALCLETSTLVGSGLIFASGTVYGLMALGKKADREEMLVKARGEDIEMNAGLVANEDITGTH encoded by the exons ATGGGACAACAAACTAGTTCAATTTCGACTGTTCCGACGGAACATACCCAAGATGACGGAGTGACATGGTGGTGCAAATTTTTGGCTCGCGGCATCGCTGTTGTTGCAGGGCTGG TTGCTATGTGCCTGGGAATATTTGTCTGTATGACGTTTCATCCTGAGTGCCTGATAGCAGGTATATGGCAGAT tcTGGCAGGTTTTTTCTTGGTGCTGTTTGAGGCTCCTTGTTGCTGTGTTTTTCTGGATTTTATCAAACAAGTGGAGGACTTTTCTAAAAGAAGACCATACTGGCAAAAAGGATTGGCCTATTTGCT AATGGCTGTATTACCAATGGCCCTGTGTCTGGAGACCAGTACCCTGGTGGGGAGTGGTCTCATATTTGCCTCGGGTACTGTCTACGGTCTAATGGCGTTGGGCAAAAA GGCTGATAGAGAGGAGATGCTTGTAAAAGCCAGAGGAGAAGACATCGAAATGAATGCTGGACTTGTAGCCAATGAAGATATAACAGGCACGCATTAG